The following are from one region of the bacterium genome:
- a CDS encoding phosphatidate cytidylyltransferase: MAKLNDFVQRVKTAFFLITAILIVLLVDNVLLPLVVMLFITFAMNEYLRFWHRKDIYPHTLAVLLPAYTIPWLYFFRIPAIFTAFLLFMFIALLSVMRFPGSRYIPNFLAEMSATVFGIIYIAVLPSAIIPLRKLGFTYALCPLILTWLFDTFAYIVGSFIGKHKLCEKVSPKKSVEGLIFGIILTFPCTYYLNRLWFPYFNVVDAIILTLGIGILGTVGDVMESGMKREAGLKDASNIFPGHGGFLDRLDSLIFNIPFFYLYAIYYG; this comes from the coding sequence CGTGCTGTTGGTGGACAACGTCCTGCTGCCGCTGGTTGTTATGCTGTTCATTACTTTTGCCATGAACGAATACCTGAGGTTCTGGCACCGTAAGGACATATATCCCCACACGCTGGCGGTCTTGCTGCCGGCCTACACCATACCCTGGCTCTATTTTTTCAGGATCCCCGCTATATTCACCGCTTTTCTGCTTTTCATGTTCATCGCGCTGCTGTCGGTCATGCGCTTCCCCGGTTCGCGGTACATTCCGAATTTCCTCGCCGAGATGTCGGCGACGGTCTTCGGGATTATATATATCGCGGTATTACCCTCGGCGATCATCCCCCTGCGCAAGCTGGGGTTTACTTACGCGCTGTGTCCCCTGATCCTGACCTGGCTGTTCGATACATTCGCGTACATCGTCGGTTCGTTTATCGGCAAGCACAAGTTGTGCGAAAAGGTCAGTCCGAAAAAGTCCGTTGAAGGACTGATATTCGGGATCATCCTGACCTTTCCCTGCACTTATTATTTGAACAGGCTGTGGTTTCCCTATTTCAATGTCGTGGACGCGATAATCCTCACGCTCGGCATCGGGATCCTCGGCACGGTGGGCGATGTCATGGAATCCGGCATGAAGCGCGAAGCCGGCTTAAAAGACGCCTCGAACATTTTCCCCGGCCACGGGGGGTTCCTGGACCGCCTGGACTCGCTGATCTTCAATATCCCATTTTTCTATCTTTACGCTATTTATTATGGCTAG
- a CDS encoding replication-associated recombination protein A, with translation MHTTPLADRIRPDSFEEILGQRHLLGPGGPIARQIEEGRLFSMILFGPPGSGKTTIARLFAKRLSADFVSFSAATSGIVEIKKFMEETEKKNSLFKRNTIIFIDEIHRFNKAQQDAFLPYLETGVITLIGATTENPSFELNSSLLSRVKVYMLYPLALDDIKQLINRALVSTRGLAGSHEISPEALEFIAHSSDGDARVALNALELSALAATGKVIDLKTAEEVIQKKALKYDKTGEEHYNLISALHKSLRGSDADAGLYWLARMLEAGEDPLYIARRLVRFAVEDIGMADPQALVIAIAAKDAIDFIGRPEGDLALAQCVVYLARAVKSNEVYVAYGQAQEDALKTLAQPVPMHIRNAPTLLMEKLGYGKDYEYPHDYPDAKVEQQYLPDNLKGKKYLRPKKESDK, from the coding sequence GTGCACACGACGCCGCTCGCTGACCGCATCCGGCCGGACAGCTTCGAGGAAATACTCGGCCAGCGGCATCTGCTCGGACCGGGCGGTCCGATCGCGAGGCAGATCGAAGAAGGCCGGCTCTTTTCCATGATCCTGTTCGGACCGCCGGGCAGCGGCAAGACGACGATCGCCCGGCTGTTCGCGAAAAGGCTATCGGCTGATTTCGTATCGTTCTCGGCCGCCACCAGCGGTATCGTCGAAATAAAGAAATTCATGGAAGAAACCGAGAAAAAAAATTCGCTGTTCAAAAGAAACACGATCATCTTCATCGACGAGATCCACCGGTTCAACAAGGCCCAGCAGGACGCATTCCTGCCGTACCTGGAGACCGGCGTGATCACGCTGATCGGCGCCACCACCGAGAACCCCTCGTTCGAATTGAACTCGAGCCTGCTGTCGCGGGTCAAGGTCTACATGCTGTACCCGCTCGCGCTTGATGACATCAAGCAGCTCATCAACCGCGCCCTGGTCTCGACGCGGGGTCTTGCCGGTTCCCATGAGATATCGCCTGAGGCGCTGGAATTCATCGCGCACAGCTCGGACGGCGACGCGCGGGTCGCGCTTAACGCGCTGGAATTATCTGCGCTGGCGGCGACGGGTAAGGTGATCGACCTGAAAACCGCTGAGGAAGTTATCCAGAAAAAAGCCCTCAAGTACGATAAGACAGGCGAGGAACACTACAACCTGATATCAGCGCTGCACAAATCGTTGCGCGGCTCGGACGCGGATGCCGGTCTGTACTGGCTGGCGAGGATGCTGGAAGCCGGCGAAGATCCGCTTTACATCGCGCGCCGTCTCGTCCGTTTCGCGGTCGAGGACATCGGCATGGCCGATCCCCAGGCGCTCGTGATCGCCATCGCGGCCAAGGACGCGATCGATTTCATCGGCCGGCCCGAGGGAGATCTTGCGCTGGCCCAGTGTGTCGTGTACCTGGCCCGGGCGGTAAAAAGCAACGAGGTCTATGTTGCCTATGGCCAGGCGCAGGAGGACGCGCTCAAGACCCTTGCCCAGCCCGTGCCCATGCATATCCGCAACGCGCCCACGCTGCTGATGGAAAAACTCGGTTATGGCAAGGATTATGAATACCCGCACGACTACCCGGATGCCAAGGTGGAGCAGCAGTACCTGCCGGACAACCTCAAAGGCAAGAAGTATTTACGTCCTAAAAAAGAAAGTGACAAATAA